Proteins from a single region of Apium graveolens cultivar Ventura chromosome 7, ASM990537v1, whole genome shotgun sequence:
- the LOC141672348 gene encoding uncharacterized protein LOC141672348, whose product MSECFNAWIINERYQPVLTMLQELHFKLMTRLRVKRDDMRNSDVHVCPVIKRKLDKLVTESRGWTTAWDGDKKYQVKQGTRAVTVDLDRRCCDCRVYDLTGIPCAHAIASIHDRRHNPIDYVSDYYKREKYLASYNFSIQAMKGEEFWTMQSCEEVLPPDIPKKLRGRPKKMRRREAWEGGSRSQASENVGGIQRFSNRRVMHCSVCGSEGHRKNKYPSKSQPPVVEPTLREETNQIFEEPVMEPPLREEPVMGPPVRDEAIRNEAPVIEETQQSSTSVSRKPSIIVGESQKRGKELRRQKLMFRRPRPAEKAPEKHVDKLAFRVPRKKLPLVLDNSEDGKDMCLRGNQSRGLEDAVRGPLGNVAVFEPIPPHTPFMPVGSRTSASAVTTSQAPATSSQTSKSSAPSEAPPRRSARMLMKGKFNFKNSEDEPVFLGED is encoded by the exons ATGAGTGAATGCTTTAATGCTTGGATCATTAATGAGAG GTATCAACCAGTTCTTACTATGCTGCAAGAATTGCATTTCAAGCTAATGACAAGACTTAGAGTTAAGAGGGATGATATGAGAAATAGTGATGTCCATGTGTGCCCAGTTATTAAAAGAAAACTGGATAAACTAGTCACTGAGTCAAGAGGGTGGACAACAGCATGGGATGGAGATAAGAAATACCAAGTCAAACAGGGGACCAGGGCAGTGACTGTGGATTTGGACAGGAGGTGTTGTGATTGCAGAGTATATGACCTCACAGGTATTCCTTGTGCACATGCAATTGCTAGCATACATGATAGAAGACATAATCCTATTGATTATGTCTCTGATTATTACAAAAGGGAAAAATACCTTGCTAGTTATAATTTCTCCATACAAGCAATGAAAGGGGAGGAATTCTGGACAATGCAATCATGTGAGGAGGTACTTCCTCCAGACATTCCCAAGAAGCTCAGAGGGAGGCCTAAGAAAATGAGGAGGAGAGAAGCTTGGGAAGGGGGTTCCAGAAGTCAAGCAAGTGAAAATGTAGGGGGCATCCAAAGATTTAGTAACAGGAGGGTAATGCATTGTAGTGTATGTGGTAGTGAAGGGCATAGAAAGAACAAATATCCCAGTAAATCTCAACCACCTGTTGTGGAACCAACTTTGAGGGAAGAAACAAACCAAATTTTTGAAGAGCCAGTCATGGAACCCCCTTTGAGGGAAGAACCTGTCATGGGACCACCTGTTAGAGATGAAGCTATAAGAAATGAGGCACCTGTCATTGAAGAAACACAACAATCATCAACTTCAGTGTCAAGGAAGCCTAGTATTATTGTTGGGGAATCTCAAAAGAGGGGAAAAGAATTAAGGAGACAGAAGTTGATGTTTAGGAGGCCTAGACCTGCAGAAAAAGCACCTGAGAAACATGTTGACAAGCTAGCATTCAGAGTGCCAAGAAAGAAACTACCTTTGGTTTTAGACAACAGTGAAGATGGTAAGGATATGTGCTTGAGGGGAAATCAGTCAAGAGGCCTTGAAGATGCTGTTAGAGGTCCACTGGGTAATGTTGCTGTCTTTGAACCAATACCCCCTCACACTCCTTTCATGCCAGTTGGGTCAAGAACTTCTGCAAGTGCTGTAACCACATCTCAAGCACCAGCAACCTCTTCTCAGACTTCAAAGTCTTCTGCACCATCTGAAGCACCACCAAGGAGGAGTGCAAGGATGCTGATGAAAGGAAAATTCAACTTCAAAAATTCTGAAGATGAACCTGTCTTTCTAGGGGAGGATTAG
- the LOC141674144 gene encoding uncharacterized protein LOC141674144 has product MWYSKDKDSENCTLKTLNPQHLCTKPYTNKLASVKKLCEIYGDRVRQNPQWRIKEMAETIKKDLEIDVSRIKIIRVRRMTLEGVHDALKAQYSRLRDFGHELLQINPRNTVKISTTRLNETDTPKFRRLYVCYHALKEGWKLGCRPVIGLDGCFLKTVCGGQLLSAVGRDGNNQMFPIAYAIVESENTESWTWFTELLKDDLDLGNGYGITIISDQQKGLENALKLLLPSVEHRFCVRHLYSNFRKR; this is encoded by the coding sequence ATGTGGTATAGTAAGGACAAAGATTCTGAGAATTGCACCTTGAAGACCCTTAATCCACAACACCTCTGTACTAAACCCTACACTAACAAATTAGCTTCAGTTAAGAAGCTCTGTGAGATATATGGAGACAGAGTGAGGCAGAACCCACAGTGGAGGATAAAAGAGATGGCTGAGACCATAAAAAAGGATTTGGAAATAGATGTTTCCAGAATTAAAATAATCAGAGTGAGGAGAATGACATTGGAAGGAGTTCATGATGCTTTGAAAGCACAATATTCTAGGTTAAGGGACTTTGGACATGAATTGTTGCAAATTAATCCTAGAAATACAGTGAAGATCTCAACCACCAGGTTAAATGAAACAGATACACCTAAATTCAGAAGGCTTTATGTATGCTACCATGCACTCAAGGAAGGATGGAAATTGGGATGCAGACCAGTCATAGGGCTAGATGGTTGTTTCCTCAAAACAGTCTGTGGAGGCCAACTTTTATCAGCTGTTGGCCGTGATGGGAACAATCAAATGTTCCCAATTGCATATGCTATAGTGGAAAGTGAAAACACAGAGAGCTGGACATGGTTCACAGAATTGTTAAAGGATGACCTTGATCTTGGAAATGGCTATGGAATCACAATCATTAGTGACCAACAGAAGGGTTTGGAAAATGCACTGAAATTGCTTTTGCCAAGTGTGGAACATAGATTCTGTGTTCGCCATCTTTACAGTAATTTCAGAAAGAGGTAA